Proteins encoded by one window of Homo sapiens chromosome 10, GRCh38.p14 Primary Assembly:
- the ARMS2 gene encoding age-related maculopathy susceptibility protein 2, with product MLRLYPGPMVTEAEGKGGPEMASLSSSVVPVSFISTLRESVLDPGVGGEGASDKQRSKLSLSHSMIPAAKIHTELCLPAFFSPAGTQRRFQQPQHHLTLSIIHTAAR from the exons ATGCTGCGCCTATACCCAGGACCGATGGTAACTGAGGCGGAGGGGAAAGGAGGGCCTGAGATGGCAAGTCTGTCCTCCTCGGTGGTTCCtgtgtccttcatttccactCTGCGAGAGTCTGTGCTGGACCCTGGAGTTGGTGGAGAAGGAGCCAGTGACAAGCAGAGGAGCAAACTGTCTTTATCACACTCCATGATCCCAGCTGCTAAAATCCACACTGAGCTCTGCTTACCAGCCTTCTTCTCTCCTGCTGGAACCCAGAGGAGGTTCCAGCAGCCTCAGCACCACCTGACACTG tctatcaTCCACACTGCAGCAAGGTGA